DNA sequence from the Vanessa tameamea isolate UH-Manoa-2023 chromosome 21, ilVanTame1 primary haplotype, whole genome shotgun sequence genome:
attttaattattatcgtaTAGACTATAGTTTCTAAAAAATTTAcaagtaaaaatacattatgcTTTCAACTGGTGTTTctttgtcataaataaatattaagtgaatttttttttttttatacgaaaacttatttttaaatctccTTAAAacatcatatacaattatgacgtcataatttaCACATTGCGCAGACTACACCATTGTTTAACAATTTCATACTGTTTCAATTCATTCGAATAGTATTGCAAGacttttaataaagtatgaggaattaataatatacattatttgtttgtactgtgtttatatgtataaaatttgaatatataaatagagtttatacaaaaatttacatgtaatatttatcatatcagACTCATATAGGGCTGTAGGCTTCAATTGGTACCTACACACCGTTTTTTTAGCTCTGaacagatataattattttatttaaaggttgGATGTCGAACTCCTTTAAGAAAGATAatcaagttaaaaaatatatgcatacatacatacaatactcGGCTCTACTGTCAGAACGAGATGGTACCTCGTCAAAGTAAATCGAAAATGACAGATCTCGAGCGAAAGAGCGTTAGAAAAGAAGTTCTGAACAATATTATCCGACTCTGGCAAAGCCCTAATCGTACCATCCAGAATAATACAGTAACAAATTTCGAACCAAAAATCTGCACTAACTATCGAGTTAGTGAATCGTTATTTTGCTGACGGTACcgttacagaaaaaaaattagacggcgaattttattgtaatcttaTTTGCCTGTATAGCGTGATATCATAGCACTATCGTTTTACATAATTTCTGTTAATGCCAATAGAATTTGTAAATGTACCACGCAagcaaaattgttttaaaacaaattataaatatgttaaaagaacattcaaaataatttaaaaaaataatctcatacAAAACAATTGCTAAATCTTCCTACTTATTGCATACATGTGTGAGTTTGACTTTGGTGTATGTGTGTTTTAAGTgtctaaaaaaattgtatcccACATCCTAAATAAATCCATAACTTGTCGGTGTTCGTGATTActcattatttatgaaaattctattgaaacgaattatattttatatcaaaaacttTGCGTATTATTCTTGATGTATGTCTGTctattctgtctgtctgtttaagTAAACATCATTAAAtgcatacatatttacaattttacaaaatacatttcaacAGGTCTTGTCTTTTATAATAAGAATGATTACCatactgtatatataatatatatgataaccTTAAACATTTAATCATTCACAATCCTaacataatcttatatatatcacctattccaatcgaaggcgtaaatattaacaaaacctTAACTAGCCGATGTGGCTCAGTGgacagaacgcgtgcatcttatccGATGATTGCAAGTTCAAAGCCGGGCAAGCAATACTGACTATTCATGTGCtctatttgtgtttgtaatccACATCATCgcagcgatgaaggaaaacatcgtgaggaaacctgctacatgtgtatccaaggGCATTGGAACatctccaaactttctccttaaAAGAAAGAGGAGGCCTAGGGCTAGAAGTGGGATGTTTACAGATTGTTACTgtaatttgtaatgtaataacATCTTTATTTACATCAAAACACTATTCGAGTTAACGACTTGTATCCACTTCAATCTTACTTCCAAAGTATCTTTGTAAATGTAAACTTCATATTTCATaaaccataatgaatatcatagatcacTTTAATGCAATGTCAAACTTGTTACTTGTAACAATACACCTGTGGTTGGAATAagctatatatacaataaacatataggTTACAATCTAAAATATACGTTTATctttacacaattattattatttaaaaaatatatataaatcatctcTTGCAAAAACatcttaaaacataattaaattcaaatgtttataaacaaatttaccaAATAATTTTGCGCAATAATTTCTCAATACGACACTAAAGAATGAACTAAgacatatattacaattacaaaaatactccTAATTCAATCGTTTTCACTCGTATGCGAGTCCTCCCCACTGTCACTCGACCATTCCCCCTCACTGTACTCCCTCTCTTTCTTCCTCTTTATCTTCCCCGCCTCCTCTTCCTCCGACTCATGTCGTGTCGAGCTCGGAATCTCTCCAATGTCCTGAAGGACTAGTTCTTTCGTCGGTGAGGCGTTTCGAAGCTCCTTCAACGTGTTTGTTAGATCTATGTTCAAGGTCTGTACCGGTTCCTTTATTTCAATCTCCTTTCTTCTCTTCTTCTTGCCCTTTGATGTGTGTTTCTTGTCTTTTTTGCGTTTTTTCTTCTTTGAACTGTAAATtaggttaaattattaaaaagtccATAAGCTGTAAATTTTTGTGCAATGTATGTTGTGTGTATTATATTActcagaaatattattatggaaGTTGTGtcctatgtaaaaaaatatatatagaaataatatataaaaattttattataaaaaaatatattaatacagtataaatgtttttgtgcATTGGATGGGCAAATCCAAACATAACAGTAATTAAGTTTTTGACACTTTGATATTCATTTCTCATATCATATCAAACCGAAAATCGTTTTTTCTCGTTAGGCTGGGTTAACGTCCGACTAAAACGACACAGCTCCTACAAgccgaaattattttttttaatacaaaaatatatatttatcttaatataaaataatattgcttcGTATGTTCGTACGTCTAAGAATTCCTAAATTATCCGATTATAACGAAATCAAATGATAATGAAAAAtctttacaattaaatactatttaaaatagattacgTTTTGATGCTTAGTATAGTGACAACTATATACAACATACCCATCATAATCCGATTCTTCGTCGTCAGATGATCTGTAACAGACAGAAATATAacgaattacaattttaaacgaaCTTTCCCACTTTCGGGCAAATGTAATATacatgttactgtaaaagctcggactacggtaaatcttaagattttccagtaaaacctaagatttaccgacatgagttggtaaatgtccataaaactttgggattcgaacttttaccatcattcaatTGAttaatcttaggatttacatgttaggttaggttaggttggaatggtaaatgtccgaaaaagtcgtccctttataataaatacttacatttatttattactttataataaatactaacaatTATGTTATCTTAATTTCTGAGCTAATGGGAACTGTTGAACCAGTACGGTTTTTCGACTCGAGCTAAACCGAGATGATTCTTTTGACCACACAATATTATACgtgaattataatgattatctGTTTAGTTCTTTATATACCCCTTTTATCGGTACTTATTGAACTTAACTtttgttttactaaaaaaaatgaacGGGACTATTAAACTAACCTGATCTTCTTCCGTTTACTTTTCTTGTGTCTATCGGTTTCGTCATCGtagtctgaaataaaataaaatatatataatttaaaaaaaaatcacggtCAGATCGGTAATGTCACGAACACGTAGATATCGTTTGAATATCACGGGCACTAGGTGATGTTACCTCTTACAGGCGCGAGTCAATAtagatatcatttttttaacttagaATAGCTCGGCATGTTTGCAAATGGGACACCTGTTGGAAAGTAGTTACTTAGAGATTTTAGtacccttacatcgccaatgcgacactGACCTTGGGAATTAATATGATGTTACGTTCATTGTGTCTgctgttacactgactcactcatccttcaaacaaatacaacagtaccaaattttatagttttggatagaatatgtgatgagtattTGGTACCagctcagacgggcttgcacaaggtCCTGCCACCAAGTATAAACAAATACTGTATTCTACCATATAATGTCTTTGGAAGTCGCTAGAAAAGTATGTAGGGTAACCccctattatataattacatcagCCTGAGGAGTCGTGGAAAAGATAGTGTCCAATTGGCATGAGATGGAATATTAGCAAATTCTGTGTTGTCAACATATCTTgacaacataaatttatattagtgaATGACTTAAGCTGTGAAAAAATCAAACAATGCTGTTTTATTTGTCGAATGCTTTCTGGAGATTTGTAAGCAATCGCATGTACGGAAATCACGTTAGAACTGTCCCAGCTGATAGAAGCTGATAAGGAGGACGGGTGAGAATACGCCGCGTTACCTCTCTTGTCTCTTCGTCGTCGTTTATCCCGTCTCCTTCTCTTTTCTTCTTCCTCAGATTTCTTTTTTCGAAGCGACTCTAACGTGTCCACCTGGTGAATAAGAAGACAAAATAAACTACATTCCGACATTTTAGACGAATACGACGAACGCTAGAAGTCTTAATTTGTGaagatattacatttatataaaactccTTTTTTCTGACTTCGTACcggtgaattttttttttttcaacttggATTCCGATCCTTTGCTTACGGGGTCTAttctaaacatacataaatttatgtatatatagataaagattATTGACAACTGTGCTTTTATCACAATCCAAATCGGTCCAATGACAATTATTCTAATTATCAAACAATACGCGTAAGAGATTGTCGTATGACGTACTTATTGTGTATAATCTCGTGCGCTCGGTGCGCGGCGGGCGATATCACGTCTGCCGATATGAGATTATGACATCAAACTTCAAGTGTGGAAAAATTTCATCACTGTACGTGACGTCAAAGTCAAATGCCCTTAGTTGTAAACATATCTATGCTAAAGGTTAGGATACGTTTTCTTCGTAGTCCGAGGCTCAAGATACAAGGAATTTCAAACACtttctaaaaacatttttttttgatattatgtCACATTTGTGGTGTCGAGATATTACTTGCCGAACTGTTTTTGCGGTAATTGTGTACTAATTAaaaattcgttttatatattatataatcagtCTTCTAGATAATGCAACTAAACGCGTCACGCGTTGaagttgtaagaaatatgtagTCGTAAAGGTAATTACTTATATCtcagaatattataattctgtctgtctttctgtcAGAATTTTCCTGTAATAAATGCCAAGTCACCAATAGTTTGACATACAATACCGGAACTTGGACACTAACTGCGGGACTAGTCTACGAATTCAAGGCCACTCAGCGGGTTATGCTCGGAGTAtctttgaagaaaaaataaaaatgaggtTACCCGGAGAGGAATTGGAATAACCGGCAGAGCTTGTAAGATTAGCAGAAGAGATTAGCAGAAGAAGCCTCGCGTGTCGAAGCACTTTGGCCCGAATGGCCTTTGGAGCAGAAGAGTTCTTCAAAGCAGATTGCGAATCGGCAAGAGCAGCATAAGGCACTCTCCGGCCAGTTGGGTCGATCACCAGAAGAAGCTCGTGAGAAGCGTAGATTCGGGGGCTGTCGATCGTGTCAGGCGACGCAGTGTATCGGGCGGGGCGCGGCCCTCACCATGGCGCTGGCGAGCGAGGTGGCGGGCAGCGCGGCCACGGCGGGGTGCACGCCGGCCGCGCGCAGGAAGGcggccgcgcgccgccgccgcccgcgcgccgcCGGGCCGTCCGCTGCGCGCGGGGTTGCCGCACCCATTGTTTCGACTATTTCTTGGGAAcaaaattatatccatattaatTGTTAAGTAGTCGATGTATCGGAGCAGCCTCACCCCCTTCCGATTCGTTTCTGCGCGCAAAAAGCGCCAATGTTTTATAGTTAAAGAGCGTGTGAGTTATATTACCTTTTGAGTCCGACTGCTCGCCGGTCAGATCGATCATTTCATCGGAGTTATCTTCCAACGATATGATCTCATTTTCCACCTCATCCTTGTGCCTCCTCCTCTTCTTGTCTCTCTCCGTTTCTCTGTTATTCCTCTCGACGTCTCTTTCTCTCTTCCGTTCTCTTTCCTTCTCCTTTTCGGAGTTCCTCTCGGCTCTCCTGTCCTTGCGTTCGGATTTGTGTTCCGAACGATATTCCTTCTTCCTATCGCGGTGTTTCTTTCTATCTCTGCTGGGGCTCCTCTTTTCGCTCTCCCTAATTCTCTCTTCTTTTTTCTCCGGCGGTTTTTCTTCTTTGATTTCGACTTTTACTGGATTGATTTCTACAATTGGCTTGTCTTCGACTTTTAGCGGTTCTTTTGTTTGATGAGTTTCTTTCGGTGATGGTTCTATGACTTCAGGTATTGTCGGTTTGTGTACAACAGTAGCTGCCGGTTCGATCGTTTTCACTAACGGCAGGTTGTTCACTTGAATCGCTTCCATTTTGTACACAACCACCGGCGGGATATTATTAACCGCATATCCCTGTGGTATGTTCGTTTTCGGAATTTCTTTTGGCGATTCTTCTTGTTTATCTGCATCTTTGTCCGCTTCGTCGTCTTCTGAACTCGATTCGTAGGGAAGAGCCGGTTTCGGTAAGATCGGATCGGGTTCTTTTAGTTTCTTTATGGAAAATGATACGGGGGCTGAAATGAAAATACTTTGATGTACTAAATTTACACGGAGGAACACATTTAGCAAACTTTTTGAGATTACTGATTGAATTGAATGATTaagattatgttaaaaaaaaattgaaatacaacTTTCAACCACGACTttcatcttatattttttatatttattttatactataagtCAATCACCTGATTAATCTGGTAAGTGATAACCACCATAATAGACATTGCGCTGTAAAAAACCCAATATGCAACCAACTTTTGGATCTAATtcattatgtcccttgtaccggTAATTACTCTCGctgactcatccttcaaaccaataatactaaatattgctgttggcggtaatatctgatgagtacctacccaaacgagcTTGCACGAGGCCCTATCAAGTAACATATACAACAGGACgcggttgttgatttggataattaatgaatcgagcaattagcaataatgtttgatcgctgatttacttttaagagcggatCACCCCGAATGGAATTGTAAGTGTCATAGCAACGCGagccgttatgttttgacaagcgactcgaatgcggTGGTTGCTTGGAAACCCATTCGCTCTTAATcgagattaattattgtaatactttGATATTCTTGTGGTGTACGTTTATAAATCAATACAGCGATTGgatgatattaaatacgttttaatttatgaatatctCCATTTTacgcccacatagtcttccaaatgtcggatcaatcccaaACCCAACTGTTCGGAATCCTGCTCCcccgacatatacatatatatatatatatatatatatatatacacatatagaggtagatattattgttttaccTTTATCATGCTTCTGTTTCTTTTCCTTCCCGTTGACATCTACGCCTCTCTTTTCTTGCATTAACCTTCTATAAAACGGATGATATATATTATCAGGCTCTAAGAACGTGAAGCGGGGATCGTTTTTCGCGCGCACTATCTCTTCGAACTTGTCGCCATTCCGTGCAACGTACGCCGCCATCTTGTCGATCACGACCTTTATGTCATCGGGCGGAGTTACGATTATTGGTTTATCTTTGCCGTCCGAAGAGGAACTGTCGTCGAAGTCTGTGTTCAAAgacaataaatgtaaattaatataagtataatatatattgctttgtatttaaataatgagataGCTTTAGACTACTAATTTCCGCGTGCGCCTTGGAGGAGGttgttagtttaataatatctatgtaaATTTAATGATGTTAAAAAGGAAACAATTTTACTTacgcaataacttttttttaattgttatatgtttGAAAACAAAGAttcaacatatattattttaccataTAATACCTTTTTGTACAACtccatgcatacatacatatagtagCAAGATTATGGCCGTACTACCGGTACcgataaatcaataatatatagaattatgagaggttatttaatttaaaaatatatatattgaatctaattttaattgtcttttatatatattttaatagatctcACCCGAGACGTCACTGTCACTATCCGTATTGTAGTTCTTCATGAGACTGAGGCCAGTCGACTTAGTAGTAGTCACAACTGGTTTCTTCGGCTGAGGTTCGACTGGAGCCGGCTGAGTCTGCACTTGAGTCACGTACTGGCTATAGTAGGCCGCGTACTGTTGCTGTAGAGTTTGGTTCCCCGTAGCTATAGAACGAAATAACAAGTTAAAAATTTAGACTGacattatttgaaatgaaaagagTTTACATATATTCACTGTCATTTTACTAAGTCAAGAACAGAAAAGCGGCTAAACGAGGGCATCCGCTCCTGTTAGAAACGTTACATCGATACAAGGTGGGGGTGGGGCGGGGGGCTGTGCGCACCGGTGGGGCGCGGCGCGTCGCGGTAGCGCACGGGCGCGCGCGCGATGGTGGGGCGCGGCGGCAGCGGCTCCGTGCCGGGCGGCGCCACCTCGCCCGGCGCCAGCTCGGCCGCGTACGCCTCGTCGGGCACCGCCTCGCCGCGCATGCGCGAGATCAGCAGCGTGTAGTCGCAGTCCGCCGACGGCTTGTAGTGGATGCTCGGGATGGACGGCGCCTGCGACGATGCATTCGATACTTGTAAATACAATCAACTAGTTATCAAACATATACTTCGTAGCTTCTCGCCACCAGGTGACGCTGTAAGACTTCGACATCTGTAGCATTCATCATAATGCTATAACAATTGGTATAGTATATCTAATGTATTTATGTGTACGATGGTGTCTGTGGGATTTTAATAGCGGGACATAATTAAATAGTtcgattatttgatatttatcaaaaatatatctaactCACTGATTCAATTATAGTCGAAGCTAAGCTCGGATGTAGATAATCTTCATTCGCATCATgtttttctgtaataaatagaaaagaaattataattgttttaagtcCAAGGAATATACTATTACTTAAGCTACAAAaaggcaaaaaaaataaataaaaaaaagagatcTGGTAAGTGTTTagtgattttatatttctaaacttTGATAAATTTCATCTTCATTTATCATTTCACCAATCaaaaatcaagtttttttttaatataagtgttTTATGGATAAATAATTCAGTTACCCTcttgtttaactttaaatagaCTTATTTAACGTACACCTTATTTTTGTGCATTTAAGATGTTATTCAaacaattcttaaatataaatgtattaaaaagacatcataacattatttaattcatgTATACAgatatttcgtttatatattaaaaatcagcCATGACATACATTATGATTACAAGCCTCCTAACCAAACACAGCCATCGGCATCCATTCTCATAAAACTAGACAAGTACACGGGTCACGTATTAGTTCACAGTCATGTGCACAAACTACAGGTGCAGGTATTTTACAACCGAAAGACTACGACAGAAAATGGACccacctggggtttgaacctagATCATCAGGAACCACTATTTAGCCACTAGACTATCGAggacatatattttgttaatcagAGATATTACAACATGTCATATACCTTCCACTGCTTCTGCTTTCTTCTCTGGCCACTTCCCAGCTTTGACTAAAGCAATCAGTGCTGTATAATATGGATGTAGGGATGAATCTTTGTTCAAAAAATTGAACTGAGCGTTGTCCCCTTGTTTCGCCTTGATGAGGATCTCCATCTGAGCACCCTGACTAGCTATGAATTTAGCTGTCTTCTCTATAATTGCATTCTGCTTTTGAGTTTCCggctgttaaataaataaacatagatcagatataatgaataattaaaaatttaaagcttaatcaaaaaaacattgattaataaggcatattactcaatacaagattatattaaagataaaaaagcgtggtcttagtatttatttacttctaggtatcatatatataaaaaaaaaaattttgcttactgacatattctgtaattaaaatgatggaaaagagtaactatggAATTTTTTGTCGGTTCTCTGCAAtagaatctattttccgaaccggttgtagctATAAATTTAACTCAACAGTGTAacaaataaagaatactttgaatatgaattttataatatacatagatattgtcttatgtaattaatgttttgatttattttaattacttttatttttgtttttgtaattattattttttatatctttaaataactaTTCTAGTCCTTAGCAGGAAGTAATCCTGCTtctaatttgtaatagatatcagtggaaacttgattggtttatgtattattttattgttttttcatatTACTGTTCTATTGTACTGTTTGCTTCccgaaaaaaattaataaaataaaataaaaaaataatatagatatataattaatacactattatcaaaatttaatttaaaaaaatggaacaTACAAATTTTtgcaaaaaggttttaatttaatttatcttggtCAGATGTACTCtacagtttaaaatatgtaaaaaaaatatttcttactcaCAAGCACTGTGTTCGCGGGTAACAAAGCTATAAATTCAGCTGTTGGTTCGAAGGGTTCTTCCACCTCGACGGCTTGAGCTTCTGATGTTGTTTCTGCTGGAGTATCATAGTTAAAGCCCACCTGGCCATAGCCAGCTGCATGAAGACGCTTTAACTCTTCttctaaatagaataaaaattggatggtttatttttttttaataagatataactTGTTTCTTCCACTTTAGTCTAAGTGTAATAGTTGAGCTGAATACAAAAAGATTTgggaatttcttttaaaataaacaatgtagCAATGacccaaataaattttaattaattactaatattccaatTTATCTCTCCTTTTTAGCATAACACTTGTGTTGGAAGTGagtacgacaatagcccaagaggTCAGGATCTATGAATTTCTACAATGTTCAAACCATTGCACTATTGATGCTTCGAATTAATGAAtctaattaacattaattaagaaTACCTTTATACATTTCTTCCTCGTCTTCATCAGTATGAAGGGCACGGTACCTCTCCTCATCACACAGTTGTTCCACATCCAGTTCAGCCCTGGTGAGCTCGACACGCCAGTCGTAGCCCCCAGGCGGGGCTTCCAAGGTTGACAGATCATGAAGCGCTCCCCTGGCATCGTACCtgtcaatacaaataaaaaaaatgaataatttagctttaattttagatggaacaaaataaaagtagcacAATTTGAAATTTAGTGAACAAATACATCTTTGTAAACAGAAAATAGGGGAAAAaggaaaacttaataattatttaagataatatttatttttagataatcttataatttagaaaatataaaacgaaataggacatttcttataatataaatatatgtatataatattttggtagGCTGTTTGCATTTATTTCGTCGTCCCATACACaaagtcaataataatttatcgtacGTACGCAAAAGTTGCCTTTTTTAGGTTATACATACCACCGGAGGAAGTCACCATAACAATATGCAAGGCGGCAGCCAGGTACGGCAACCTCAGCTTTCTTCAGCCCTCAGGAAAAACTTTCAACATTTTCTGCGAAATACTTAGCATCTTCcaaaaattaatactttctGATTATTTACTAtacttataaacttttttagCGCCACAGTTACAGTCTTATAGTAAAAAACGGATCGAACCTGTCGATTTTCAACGTTTCATCCCCCATCCACGGAATGAGGTGTTTGCCTTGATCAATGTGCAGGGCTTTATCGTCATCCCTGAACAGTTTGCACGAATAGCCGAACACGAATAATTCTTCTTTCTTCTCTTTAAAATCACTTTTTCTTAATATTCCAGTTTCACTATGATTACCAGTCCATTTCactgacatttttaaaattaattaagcacgaattacaaaaatacctatttaagcTTTCATTTCACTTCCCCACAAAACACGCCATCGACCTTTcttgtatttcaataatatttaatctgtgattATTAGCAGGGTACTGTCAAATTTTGTCAAAGcatagatacaaaaaaaaatagacaatataATACAGACACCGACAATATAATACGTGCtctaagaataatttataattgtatttttatatggtatACGTCCGACTTAAGTGCGTAAATATAGATGActgtgatattttatgtattgtatgtatctATTTAGTAATAATCTAGTGAcgattaatagtatttatataaataatgtgtaaGATTATTTTCGAACTGAgcgtaattaatatatgtatataaatagtgtTGTACGATAATACCgtagtaattattgtaattatatattcaaatatacacTTTTCAGATGAAAGAGAATATTGTTCAAAAGCATcacaatacttttattaaaacagtgtgtatataatataaaaatagtatttacgttGAATTTAACCAAACCAAAACAAACCCAACACgaatacttttactttacttaatagAATCTTTTTTTGAAGGCATTGGTAGGTAGATAGGCGAATAGGCAACGattgctcatagacattagcaccgtataataaaataaccattctttacaacaccaatgcgccaccagccttaggaaatgagttatttatacaaaagtcACGGCTCCGTACTCATGAACTAACGCTAAACTGTAATAGTTTTGTAAGAAGTAAGCGTGCgatttgttattcaaataagAATAAGTATAactcacttaata
Encoded proteins:
- the LOC113399553 gene encoding protein suppressor of white apricot codes for the protein MSVKWTGNHSETGILRKSDFKEKKEELFVFGYSCKLFRDDDKALHIDQGKHLIPWMGDETLKIDRYDARGALHDLSTLEAPPGGYDWRVELTRAELDVEQLCDEERYRALHTDEDEEEMYKEEELKRLHAAGYGQVGFNYDTPAETTSEAQAVEVEEPFEPTAEFIALLPANTVLPETQKQNAIIEKTAKFIASQGAQMEILIKAKQGDNAQFNFLNKDSSLHPYYTALIALVKAGKWPEKKAEAVEEKHDANEDYLHPSLASTIIESAPSIPSIHYKPSADCDYTLLISRMRGEAVPDEAYAAELAPGEVAPPGTEPLPPRPTIARAPVRYRDAPRPTATGNQTLQQQYAAYYSQYVTQVQTQPAPVEPQPKKPVVTTTKSTGLSLMKNYNTDSDSDVSDFDDSSSSDGKDKPIIVTPPDDIKVVIDKMAAYVARNGDKFEEIVRAKNDPRFTFLEPDNIYHPFYRRLMQEKRGVDVNGKEKKQKHDKAPVSFSIKKLKEPDPILPKPALPYESSSEDDEADKDADKQEESPKEIPKTNIPQGYAVNNIPPVVVYKMEAIQVNNLPLVKTIEPAATVVHKPTIPEVIEPSPKETHQTKEPLKVEDKPIVEINPVKVEIKEEKPPEKKEERIRESEKRSPSRDRKKHRDRKKEYRSEHKSERKDRRAERNSEKEKERERKRERDVERNNRETERDKKRRRHKDEVENEIISLEDNSDEMIDLTGEQSDSKEIVETMGAATPRAADGPAARGRRRRAAAFLRAAGVHPAVAALPATSLASAMVDTLESLRKKKSEEEEKRRRRDKRRRRDKRDYDDETDRHKKSKRKKIRSSDDEESDYDGSKKKKRKKDKKHTSKGKKKRRKEIEIKEPVQTLNIDLTNTLKELRNASPTKELVLQDIGEIPSSTRHESEEEEAGKIKRKKEREYSEGEWSSDSGEDSHTSEND